Proteins from a genomic interval of Kitasatospora herbaricolor:
- a CDS encoding L,D-transpeptidase, producing MGPGLRVWVRRAAALGLCLLTGCDGSGVLSGGDDPAPPPPASSPAILVTPGDGSREVAPEGPVKVTVAPGGRLESVRFRDNKGAELPGTLAEDGASWTPDGLLPLGGTFSLDASAVDRDGARATRHTKFSTIARARTFVAFFTPEDGSTVGVGMPVSLRFSRPIADRAAVERAVRVTAEPAVPVAAHWFGDQRLDFRPEQYWAPGTKVGVALRLKGVRGAPGELGTQTKDVRFTVGRSQVSVVDLDEHTLTVRQGGKVVRQLKISGGTPEHSTYLGAMVVSEKFKVTRMNSQTVGLGDEYDIKDVPHAMRLTTSGTFIHGNYWADPEVFGNDNTSHGCIGLADAKGGGSGETPAGWLFEHTLTGDVVEVRGSAGDAVPPHNGLNGWNLPWAQWLAGSALVPGGPVTPAPTASPSPAPASPSPASPSTSPAGRRPASGASAASGTARASGASSGSPTLH from the coding sequence ATGGGCCCCGGACTGCGGGTTTGGGTACGGAGGGCGGCCGCCCTCGGGCTGTGCCTGCTCACCGGCTGCGACGGGAGCGGGGTGCTGAGCGGCGGGGACGACCCGGCGCCGCCGCCGCCCGCCTCCTCGCCGGCGATCCTGGTGACGCCGGGCGACGGCAGCCGGGAGGTCGCCCCGGAGGGGCCGGTGAAGGTGACGGTCGCCCCCGGCGGGCGGCTGGAGTCCGTCCGGTTCCGGGACAACAAGGGGGCCGAGCTGCCCGGCACGCTCGCCGAGGACGGCGCGTCCTGGACGCCGGACGGCCTGCTGCCGCTGGGCGGCACCTTCTCGCTGGACGCCTCCGCGGTGGACCGCGACGGCGCCCGCGCCACCCGGCACACCAAGTTCAGCACGATCGCCAGGGCACGCACCTTCGTCGCCTTCTTCACCCCGGAGGACGGCAGTACGGTCGGCGTGGGGATGCCCGTCTCGCTGCGCTTCAGCCGCCCGATCGCGGACCGCGCGGCGGTGGAGCGGGCGGTGCGGGTCACCGCCGAGCCGGCCGTGCCGGTGGCCGCGCACTGGTTCGGCGACCAGCGGCTGGACTTCCGCCCGGAGCAGTACTGGGCGCCCGGGACGAAGGTCGGCGTGGCGCTGCGCCTCAAGGGCGTGCGGGGCGCGCCCGGCGAGCTGGGCACCCAGACCAAGGACGTCCGCTTCACCGTCGGCCGCTCCCAGGTCAGCGTGGTCGACCTGGACGAGCACACGCTCACCGTCCGCCAGGGCGGCAAGGTGGTGCGGCAGCTGAAGATCTCCGGCGGCACGCCCGAGCACAGCACCTACCTCGGGGCGATGGTCGTCTCGGAGAAGTTCAAGGTCACCCGGATGAACTCGCAGACGGTGGGCCTCGGCGACGAGTACGACATCAAGGACGTCCCGCACGCGATGCGGCTGACCACCTCCGGCACCTTCATCCACGGCAACTACTGGGCCGACCCGGAGGTCTTCGGCAACGACAACACCAGCCACGGCTGCATCGGCCTGGCCGACGCCAAGGGTGGCGGGTCGGGCGAGACCCCGGCGGGCTGGCTCTTCGAGCACACCCTCACCGGGGACGTGGTCGAGGTCCGCGGCTCGGCGGGCGACGCGGTGCCACCGCACAACGGGCTGAACGGCTGGAACCTGCCCTGGGCACAGTGGCTGGCCGGCAGCGCGCTCGTCCCGGGCGGTCCGGTCACGCCGGCGCCGACCGCGTCACCCTCGCCCGCGCCCGCGTCGCCCTCGCCCGCGTCGCCCTCGACCTCTCCGGCCGGGAGGAGGCCGGCGTCCGGTGCGTCCGCTGCCTCCGGGACGGCTCGTGCGTCCGGTGCGTCCAGCGGCTCGCCGACGCTTCACTGA